The following coding sequences are from one Mesorhizobium onobrychidis window:
- the nifD gene encoding nitrogenase molybdenum-iron protein alpha chain, whose amino-acid sequence MSLEYENDGALHAKLIEDVLSQYPDKAGKRRKKHLSVAKSGDEASEESEVISECDVKSNIKSIPGVMTIRGCAYAGSKGVVWGPVKDMVHISHGPVGCGQYSWSQRRNYYVGTTGIDTFGTMQFTSDFQEKDIVFGGDKKLEQIIDEIEVLFPLNNGITVQSECPIGLIGDDTEAVSRKKAKEYEKTIVPVRCEGFRGVSQSLGHHIANDSIRDWVFDKKEVEFEAGAYDVNVIGDYNIGGDAWASRILLEEIGLRVVGNWSGDATLAEIERAPKAKLNLIHCYRSMNYICRHMEEKYGVAWMEYNFFGPSQIEASLRKIAKHFGPEIEEKAEKVISKYRPLVDAVISKYRPRLEGNTVMLYVGGLRPRHVITAYEDLGMVIVGTGYEFAHNDDYQRTGHYVKNGTLIYDDVTGYELEKFIEGVRPNLVGSGIKEKYPVQKMGIPFRQMHSWDYSGPYHGYDGFAIFARDVDLAINNPVWGLYQAPWIESPPHGQAIAAE is encoded by the coding sequence ATGAGCCTGGAATACGAGAATGATGGTGCTCTCCATGCGAAGCTGATTGAGGATGTACTATCGCAATATCCCGACAAAGCGGGGAAGCGCCGCAAAAAGCACCTCAGCGTCGCAAAGAGCGGAGACGAGGCTAGCGAGGAAAGTGAAGTCATTTCCGAATGTGACGTCAAATCGAACATCAAGTCCATTCCCGGTGTGATGACTATACGCGGCTGCGCCTATGCCGGCTCAAAGGGCGTGGTTTGGGGTCCGGTCAAGGACATGGTCCATATCTCGCACGGGCCGGTTGGTTGCGGCCAATATTCCTGGTCACAGCGCCGCAACTACTACGTCGGCACAACGGGCATCGACACGTTCGGGACAATGCAGTTCACCTCCGATTTCCAGGAGAAGGACATTGTCTTCGGCGGTGACAAGAAACTGGAACAGATCATCGACGAGATCGAGGTACTGTTTCCGCTGAACAACGGCATCACCGTGCAATCCGAATGCCCGATCGGTCTCATTGGCGATGACACCGAGGCAGTTTCTCGCAAAAAGGCCAAGGAGTACGAAAAGACTATCGTACCCGTGCGCTGCGAGGGCTTCCGCGGCGTCTCGCAATCGCTCGGCCACCACATCGCCAATGACTCGATCCGCGACTGGGTCTTCGACAAGAAGGAAGTCGAGTTCGAGGCTGGTGCTTACGACGTCAACGTGATCGGCGACTACAATATTGGCGGCGACGCCTGGGCCTCGCGCATCTTGCTTGAGGAGATAGGATTGCGCGTGGTGGGCAACTGGTCGGGCGACGCCACACTCGCCGAGATTGAGCGCGCACCAAAGGCCAAGCTCAATCTCATCCACTGCTACCGCTCGATGAACTACATCTGCCGGCACATGGAGGAAAAGTATGGCGTCGCCTGGATGGAGTACAATTTCTTCGGACCGTCCCAGATCGAAGCCTCTCTGCGCAAGATAGCCAAGCATTTCGGGCCGGAAATCGAGGAGAAAGCCGAGAAGGTCATCTCCAAGTACAGACCGCTTGTTGATGCGGTCATCTCCAAGTACCGGCCGCGCCTCGAAGGCAATACCGTCATGCTCTACGTCGGCGGCCTGCGCCCCCGCCACGTCATCACAGCTTACGAAGACCTCGGCATGGTCATCGTCGGCACCGGATATGAGTTCGCCCACAACGATGACTATCAGCGTACCGGCCATTACGTAAAGAATGGCACGCTTATCTATGACGACGTTACCGGTTACGAGTTGGAGAAGTTCATCGAGGGAGTTCGCCCCAATCTGGTTGGCTCTGGCATCAAGGAAAAATACCCGGTGCAGAAGATGGGCATCCCGTTCCGTCAGATGCACTCCTGGGACTATTCGGGACCTTATCACGGCTATGACGGCTTTGCCATTTTCGCGCGCGACGTGGATCTTGCCATCAACAATCCGGTGTGGGGCCTCTACCAGGCGCCGTGGATAGAAAGCCCGCCCCATGGGCAGGCGATAGCTGCCGAATAG
- the nifH gene encoding nitrogenase iron protein, producing the protein MSGLRQIAFYGKGGIGKSTTSQNTLAALVDLGQRILIVGCDPKADSTRLILNSKAQDTVLHLAAQEGSVEDLELQDVLKVGYRGIKCVESGGPEPGVGCAGRGVITSINFLEENGAYDDVDYVSYDVLGDVVCGGFAMPIREGKAQEIYIVMSGEMMALYAANNIAKGILKYAHSGGVRLGGLICNERQTDRELDLAEALASRLNSKLIHFVPRDNIVQHAELRKMSVIQYAPDSKQAGEYRALAEKIHANSGQGTIPTPITMEELEEMLLDFGIMKTDEQMLAELQAKEAAKAAAQ; encoded by the coding sequence ATGTCAGGTCTGCGTCAGATCGCCTTTTACGGCAAGGGCGGCATCGGCAAGTCCACCACCTCCCAAAATACGCTCGCCGCCCTTGTCGACCTCGGGCAGAGAATCCTTATCGTCGGCTGCGACCCCAAAGCCGATTCCACCCGCCTGATCCTGAACTCGAAGGCGCAGGACACAGTCCTGCATCTCGCAGCGCAGGAAGGTTCGGTCGAAGATCTTGAGCTCCAGGACGTGCTCAAGGTTGGCTATAGAGGCATCAAATGCGTGGAGTCCGGCGGCCCGGAGCCGGGTGTTGGCTGCGCCGGCCGCGGCGTAATCACCTCGATCAACTTCCTCGAGGAGAACGGCGCCTATGACGATGTCGACTATGTCTCCTACGACGTGCTCGGGGACGTGGTGTGCGGCGGTTTCGCGATGCCGATCCGCGAGGGCAAGGCGCAGGAAATCTACATCGTTATGTCCGGGGAGATGATGGCGCTCTATGCCGCCAACAACATAGCCAAGGGCATCCTGAAATATGCTCATTCGGGCGGCGTGCGGCTCGGCGGACTGATCTGCAACGAGCGTCAAACCGACCGTGAGCTCGACCTGGCCGAAGCACTGGCTTCCAGGCTCAATTCCAAGCTCATCCACTTCGTGCCGCGCGACAACATCGTCCAGCACGCCGAACTCAGAAAGATGTCAGTGATCCAGTATGCGCCCGACTCCAAGCAGGCCGGGGAGTATCGCGCGCTGGCCGAAAAGATCCATGCCAATTCGGGCCAGGGCACCATCCCGACACCGATCACCATGGAGGAGCTCGAGGAAATGCTCCTCGACTTCGGTATCATGAAGACCGACGAGCAGATGCTTGCCGAGCTTCAGGCCAAGGAAGCAGCGAAGGCGGCCGCCCAGTAA
- a CDS encoding MFS transporter: MTGSATGFMGAVLHGPDKPDQRSRPAWGAVISLALGTFGLVAAECLPASVLTPLADSLGVSPGEAGQTMTATAIAAAISAPTMAIITKRLDRRTVLWAMMLLQILSNLLMAAGSSLPVCLAARVLLGIALGGFWSVSASLAIRLVPNHLLPRAMSIILAGVSVALVCAPPIGFYVGHSSWGWRAPFMLTAVLNAVTLLVLLLTVPTLPPVEMAGFRSLLDVAKNPTIKVALLVVLLVASGHFASFSYIRTFLETNPELDTKWISILLLVSGISGFFGSLAGAFLAKHSLEAVAALPSLLIAIAAISLQKFGASTFASAIAISVWGFAFGAVPVGLQTWIVLRAVPEQAESAGVLMTSTFQVAIAAGAIFGGLLVDHADLTSVFVYTAIATLLAALTVFLFGPKRAT; encoded by the coding sequence ATGACCGGATCCGCGACAGGCTTCATGGGTGCTGTTCTGCACGGCCCAGATAAGCCGGATCAACGGTCTCGCCCTGCATGGGGTGCGGTCATTTCGCTTGCCTTGGGCACCTTCGGGCTGGTGGCGGCAGAGTGTCTGCCTGCAAGCGTGCTGACGCCGCTCGCGGATAGTCTCGGTGTCTCGCCGGGTGAGGCTGGACAGACGATGACAGCGACGGCCATTGCTGCGGCGATTTCGGCGCCGACGATGGCCATTATCACAAAGCGCCTGGACCGCAGGACCGTCCTGTGGGCGATGATGCTGCTTCAGATCCTGTCCAACCTTCTGATGGCAGCCGGGTCGTCGCTGCCGGTTTGCCTGGCAGCACGCGTCTTGCTCGGTATTGCGCTCGGAGGCTTCTGGTCGGTTTCGGCATCGCTGGCAATACGGCTCGTTCCAAATCACCTTCTGCCGCGCGCCATGTCAATCATCCTCGCCGGCGTTTCGGTCGCTCTCGTATGCGCGCCTCCAATCGGCTTCTATGTCGGCCACAGCAGCTGGGGATGGCGAGCGCCCTTCATGCTCACCGCGGTCCTCAATGCCGTTACACTGCTAGTGCTACTTTTAACGGTGCCGACGCTGCCTCCCGTTGAAATGGCTGGATTCCGCAGTCTGCTGGATGTGGCCAAAAATCCGACCATCAAGGTCGCACTTTTGGTCGTACTGCTGGTCGCTTCAGGGCACTTCGCCAGCTTCAGCTATATCCGGACCTTCCTCGAGACGAATCCCGAGCTCGATACCAAGTGGATCTCCATACTGTTGCTCGTTTCTGGCATAAGCGGCTTCTTCGGCAGTTTAGCCGGAGCATTTCTGGCCAAACACAGTCTCGAGGCAGTCGCGGCCCTGCCATCCCTGCTTATCGCGATAGCCGCTATCTCGTTGCAGAAGTTTGGAGCATCGACCTTTGCCTCGGCTATTGCGATTTCCGTATGGGGCTTTGCCTTCGGTGCGGTGCCGGTGGGGTTGCAGACTTGGATAGTGCTGCGTGCCGTTCCCGAGCAGGCCGAAAGCGCCGGTGTGCTGATGACCTCAACGTTCCAGGTAGCCATCGCAGCCGGCGCGATTTTCGGTGGACTACTGGTGGATCATGCCGACCTCACCAGTGTCTTTGTCTACACCGCGATAGCCACATTGCTCGCGGCCCTCACAGTGTTCCTATTCGGCCCGAAACGCGCAACCTAA
- a CDS encoding AAA family ATPase, whose protein sequence is MRYVSANLPGRTTVLVTAEQTAAIGFYIALARTLRPSIVVLEGVDLVGRSRENVYSPKAERLLNRLLNDMDGLEPNADILFLLTTNRPEDIEDPLASRPGASTKLLRSRFPTPVAASG, encoded by the coding sequence ATCCGTTATGTTTCTGCCAACCTGCCCGGACGCACTACCGTTCTGGTTACGGCTGAGCAGACAGCGGCGATTGGGTTCTACATCGCGTTGGCCCGCACCCTTCGGCCGAGCATCGTCGTGCTCGAGGGCGTCGACCTGGTGGGTCGGTCGAGAGAAAACGTTTATAGCCCGAAAGCCGAACGTCTGCTCAACCGTCTGTTGAACGACATGGATGGTCTTGAACCAAACGCAGATATCCTCTTCCTCCTAACGACGAACCGGCCGGAGGACATTGAGGACCCGCTCGCCTCGCGCCCGGGCGCGTCGACGAAGCTATTGAGATCCCGCTTCCCGACGCCGGTTGCCGCGAGCGGCTGA